The following proteins come from a genomic window of Rubrobacter aplysinae:
- a CDS encoding Zn-dependent hydrolase: MVDTQQVDSRRAVDELKELAELTGGPGGARRVCWTEEWRNAREWLKGKLAEIDGVEVETDEAGNLWATAPGESEDEVLIGGHMDSVPEGGWLDGSLNTIAGLEAMRVLAPQRRPVTLRLVDWADEEGARFGRSLLGSSATAGSLDPDSVRGLTDRDGVALPDALAENGVDLDRMKESHRQLKNARAYIELHIEQGPVLERMGLPLGVVLGTFGVERHMVRFRGQHAHSGSTPMDVRRDAFLAAAKSALAFRDDAASRDDVRGTTGIVNVNPGIVTAFNGWCETSLDQRALDADVLADMLEKAKEASEKAASEENVELEWEKVWEIEPRPFDDDLIELADEAVQEVAGSSHRLASGPLHDAAEMAPLMPTVMLFAKSLRGLSHTKEEDTPEEDIELSVQAVHRLAQKTMQWVGNR; this comes from the coding sequence GTGGTGGACACGCAGCAGGTAGATTCACGCAGGGCGGTGGACGAGCTCAAGGAGCTGGCCGAGCTAACCGGCGGGCCCGGAGGCGCCCGCAGGGTGTGCTGGACCGAGGAGTGGCGCAACGCCCGCGAGTGGCTCAAGGGCAAGCTCGCCGAGATAGACGGCGTCGAGGTGGAGACCGACGAGGCCGGAAACCTGTGGGCCACCGCCCCGGGCGAATCCGAAGACGAGGTCCTGATCGGCGGCCACATGGACTCCGTACCCGAGGGCGGCTGGCTCGACGGCAGCCTCAACACCATCGCGGGTCTGGAGGCGATGCGGGTGCTGGCCCCACAGAGGCGGCCCGTCACCCTGCGGCTCGTGGACTGGGCCGACGAGGAAGGGGCGCGCTTCGGGCGCAGCCTGCTCGGTTCGAGCGCCACCGCCGGATCCCTGGACCCGGACTCCGTGCGCGGCCTCACGGACCGCGACGGCGTCGCCCTGCCGGATGCCCTGGCCGAGAACGGGGTGGACCTCGACCGGATGAAGGAGTCGCACCGGCAGCTAAAGAACGCCCGGGCCTACATAGAGCTCCACATCGAGCAGGGGCCGGTGCTCGAAAGGATGGGCCTCCCGCTCGGGGTGGTGCTCGGCACCTTCGGGGTGGAGCGGCACATGGTCCGCTTCCGGGGCCAGCACGCCCACTCCGGCTCGACCCCGATGGACGTTCGCCGGGACGCGTTTCTGGCGGCGGCGAAGTCCGCGCTCGCCTTCCGAGACGACGCCGCGTCCCGCGACGACGTGCGCGGCACGACCGGTATCGTGAACGTGAACCCCGGCATAGTCACGGCGTTCAACGGGTGGTGTGAGACCTCGTTGGATCAGCGCGCCCTCGACGCCGACGTGCTCGCCGACATGCTGGAGAAGGCAAAGGAGGCCAGCGAGAAAGCCGCTTCCGAGGAAAACGTCGAGCTCGAGTGGGAGAAGGTGTGGGAGATAGAGCCCCGCCCCTTCGACGACGACCTTATAGAGCTCGCCGACGAGGCGGTGCAGGAGGTCGCCGGGAGCTCTCACAGGCTGGCCTCGGGGCCGCTGCACGACGCGGCGGAGATGGCGCCCCTGATGCCGACGGTGATGCTCTTCGCCAAGAGTCTGCGGGGACTCAGCCACACCAAGGAAGAGGACACGCCGGAGGAGGACATCGAGCTTTCCGTGCAGGCGGTCCACAGGCTCGCGCAAAAGACGATGCAGTGGGTGGGTAACCGCTAG